The Cucumis melo cultivar AY chromosome 5, USDA_Cmelo_AY_1.0, whole genome shotgun sequence genome has a segment encoding these proteins:
- the LOC103498901 gene encoding protein trichome birefringence-like 14 isoform X1, translating into MKKGFYGLRGKELSLVTIALMCMVIIMLTWEKTPLLNTIPPPQTRLQVSLDRGRLVSISPSGQQGHTSEYVPIFEDKNTVSNQEEARRPFSHSYSNEEDSVSSQSKGNHIGSGEATHKLVVELRNDGNSGSPKEIIEDETIHNQIVVKGKRAPIKKEVLKPKTKELDGKKEQAVEENYSSQAEQSVEENYSRQAEESVDSVSPIVYNISTIDEKLKKNQACDYAKGKWVVDEKQPSYSGFECKQWLSSMWACRLTQRTDFSYENLRWQPNNCEMERFEGSEFLKRMQGKTLAFVGDSLGRQQFQSLMCMVTGGKVQHFVDVGKEYNLILAPGNTRPSGWAYRFPSTNTTILYYWSASLCDVEPLDEKDGNTDYAMHLDRPPAFLQRYINKFDVLVLNTGHHWNRGKLKANRWVMHVDGKPNIDKKLAMIWSAKNFTIYSIVNWVNSQLPKYPGLKAFYRSISPRHFVGGDWNTGGSCDNTRPMSIGKEVSQYESSDESAAGAVKGTRVKILDITALSQLRDEAHISKYSITAKVGVQDCLHWCLPGVPDTWNEILFAQI; encoded by the exons ATCGAGGTAGACTAGTCAGTATTTCTCCTTCGGGACAACAAGGCCATACTAGTGAATATGTTCCCATTTTTGAAGATAAAAACACTGTAAGTAACCAAGAAGAAGCTCGTAGGCCTTTTTCTCATAGTTATTCAAATGAAGAGGACTCAGTATCTTCTCAAAGTAaag GAAACCATATAGGTTCCGGAGAAGCTACACATAAACTGGTAGTGGAACTAAGAAATGATGGGAACTCGGGAAGTccaaaagaaattatagaagatgAAACAATACATAACCAAATTGTGGTTAAAGGTAAAAGGGCTCCTATAAAGAAAGAGGttttaaaaccaaaaacaaaagaacTTGATGGAAAAAAAGAGCAGGCAGTAGAGGAAAATTATTCAAGTCAAGCAGAACAAAGTGTGGAAGAAAATTATTCAAGACAAGCAGAAGAAAGTGTTGATTCAGTTTCGCCGATAGTCTACAACATCAGCACAATAGACGAGAAATTGAAAAAGAATCAAG CCTGTGATTATGCAAAAGGAAAATGGGTCGTAGACGAGAAACAACCTTCGTATTCTGGGTTTGAATGCAAGCAATGGCTGTCTAGCATGTGGGCTTGTCGTTTGACCCAACGTACAGATTTTTCCTATGAAAATCTTAGATGGCAACCAAATAATTGTGAAATGGAAAGATTCGAAGGCTCCGAGTTTCTGAAAAG GATGCAAGGCAAAACTCTAGCTTTTGTTGGAGACTCCTTGGGACGCCAGCAATTCCAGTCCTTGATGTGTATGGTCACAGGTGGGAAGGTTCAGCATTTTGTAGATGTGGGAAAAGAATACAACTTGATCTTAGCTCCTGGTAATACACGCCCTAGTGGGTGGGCATATCGATTCCCAAGCACCAATACTACAATACTCTATTACTGGTCAGCTAGCCTATGCGACGTGGAGCCCTTGGatgaaaaagatggaaatactGATTATGCCATGCATTTGGATCGACCACCCGCATTCCTACAGCGATATATTAATAAGTTTGACGTGTTGGTTCTGAACACAGGACACCACTGGAATCGTGGAAAGCTCAAGGCTAACCGTTGGGTGATGCATGTAGATGGTAAGCCCAACATTGACAAGAAACTCGCAATGATTTGGAGCGCCAAGAATTTCACTATTTATAGTATTGTCAATTGGGTGAACTCTCAACTACCAAAGTATCCAGGCTTGAAAGCTTTCTATCGATCAATTTCACCAAGACACTTTGTGGGTGGAGATTGGAATACCGGAGGAAGCTGTGACAACACGAGACCTATGTCAATTGGAAAGGAAGTATCACAATATGAATCAAGTGATGAGAGTGCTGCAGGTGCCGTGAAGGGGACGAGGGTTAAGATTTTGGACATAACAGCCCTCTCGCAACTTAGAGACGAGGCTCATATATCTAAATATAGCATAACGGCCAAAGTCGGTGTTCAAGATTGTCTCCACTGGTGTCTACCAGGAGTCCCTGATACGTGGAATGAAATTTTGTTTGCACAAATCTAG
- the LOC103498901 gene encoding protein trichome birefringence-like 14 isoform X2, whose amino-acid sequence MKKGFYGLRGKELSLVTIALMCMVIIMLTWEKTPLLNTIPPPQTRLQVSLDRGRLVSISPSGQQGHTSEYVPIFEDKNTVSNQEEARRPFSHSYSNEEDSVSSQSKGNHIGSGEATHKLVVELRNDGNSGSPKEIIEDETIHNQIVVKGKRAPIKKEVLKPKTKELDGKKEQAVEENYSSQAEQSVEENYSRQAEESVDSVSPIVYNISTIDEKLKKNQGKWVVDEKQPSYSGFECKQWLSSMWACRLTQRTDFSYENLRWQPNNCEMERFEGSEFLKRMQGKTLAFVGDSLGRQQFQSLMCMVTGGKVQHFVDVGKEYNLILAPGNTRPSGWAYRFPSTNTTILYYWSASLCDVEPLDEKDGNTDYAMHLDRPPAFLQRYINKFDVLVLNTGHHWNRGKLKANRWVMHVDGKPNIDKKLAMIWSAKNFTIYSIVNWVNSQLPKYPGLKAFYRSISPRHFVGGDWNTGGSCDNTRPMSIGKEVSQYESSDESAAGAVKGTRVKILDITALSQLRDEAHISKYSITAKVGVQDCLHWCLPGVPDTWNEILFAQI is encoded by the exons ATCGAGGTAGACTAGTCAGTATTTCTCCTTCGGGACAACAAGGCCATACTAGTGAATATGTTCCCATTTTTGAAGATAAAAACACTGTAAGTAACCAAGAAGAAGCTCGTAGGCCTTTTTCTCATAGTTATTCAAATGAAGAGGACTCAGTATCTTCTCAAAGTAaag GAAACCATATAGGTTCCGGAGAAGCTACACATAAACTGGTAGTGGAACTAAGAAATGATGGGAACTCGGGAAGTccaaaagaaattatagaagatgAAACAATACATAACCAAATTGTGGTTAAAGGTAAAAGGGCTCCTATAAAGAAAGAGGttttaaaaccaaaaacaaaagaacTTGATGGAAAAAAAGAGCAGGCAGTAGAGGAAAATTATTCAAGTCAAGCAGAACAAAGTGTGGAAGAAAATTATTCAAGACAAGCAGAAGAAAGTGTTGATTCAGTTTCGCCGATAGTCTACAACATCAGCACAATAGACGAGAAATTGAAAAAGAATCAAG GAAAATGGGTCGTAGACGAGAAACAACCTTCGTATTCTGGGTTTGAATGCAAGCAATGGCTGTCTAGCATGTGGGCTTGTCGTTTGACCCAACGTACAGATTTTTCCTATGAAAATCTTAGATGGCAACCAAATAATTGTGAAATGGAAAGATTCGAAGGCTCCGAGTTTCTGAAAAG GATGCAAGGCAAAACTCTAGCTTTTGTTGGAGACTCCTTGGGACGCCAGCAATTCCAGTCCTTGATGTGTATGGTCACAGGTGGGAAGGTTCAGCATTTTGTAGATGTGGGAAAAGAATACAACTTGATCTTAGCTCCTGGTAATACACGCCCTAGTGGGTGGGCATATCGATTCCCAAGCACCAATACTACAATACTCTATTACTGGTCAGCTAGCCTATGCGACGTGGAGCCCTTGGatgaaaaagatggaaatactGATTATGCCATGCATTTGGATCGACCACCCGCATTCCTACAGCGATATATTAATAAGTTTGACGTGTTGGTTCTGAACACAGGACACCACTGGAATCGTGGAAAGCTCAAGGCTAACCGTTGGGTGATGCATGTAGATGGTAAGCCCAACATTGACAAGAAACTCGCAATGATTTGGAGCGCCAAGAATTTCACTATTTATAGTATTGTCAATTGGGTGAACTCTCAACTACCAAAGTATCCAGGCTTGAAAGCTTTCTATCGATCAATTTCACCAAGACACTTTGTGGGTGGAGATTGGAATACCGGAGGAAGCTGTGACAACACGAGACCTATGTCAATTGGAAAGGAAGTATCACAATATGAATCAAGTGATGAGAGTGCTGCAGGTGCCGTGAAGGGGACGAGGGTTAAGATTTTGGACATAACAGCCCTCTCGCAACTTAGAGACGAGGCTCATATATCTAAATATAGCATAACGGCCAAAGTCGGTGTTCAAGATTGTCTCCACTGGTGTCTACCAGGAGTCCCTGATACGTGGAATGAAATTTTGTTTGCACAAATCTAG